The Leptospira sp. WS39.C2 genome contains a region encoding:
- a CDS encoding OmpA family protein encodes MFRHSSFLILTFLILSQCQTTTKPEWMETETFQKFCGCVQIDESKPSEHLGSLPVGSLDKLGTPDYLEKLYKGLRSDFEHTGTPFEEVGGSLVAKGVELKRIEDDEKRLRELLIIIDGDVAFPSGKSTLTPKAKELIAKVGDAMEAYPETNCRIGGHTDSVGAFSMNLKLSKERSQSVKKELKLVHKIAEERFKEVDGYADLHKIVDTMLAEKKNRRTEIYVGTVRIVY; translated from the coding sequence ATGTTCAGACATTCAAGTTTTCTAATCCTCACTTTCCTAATCCTTTCCCAATGCCAAACCACCACCAAACCAGAGTGGATGGAAACGGAAACCTTTCAGAAATTTTGTGGCTGTGTCCAAATTGATGAATCAAAACCCAGTGAACATTTGGGAAGTTTGCCCGTTGGCTCTCTCGACAAATTAGGTACGCCTGATTATTTAGAAAAATTATACAAAGGCCTTCGCAGTGATTTTGAACACACTGGCACACCTTTTGAAGAAGTAGGAGGAAGCCTTGTTGCCAAAGGGGTCGAACTCAAACGAATCGAAGACGATGAAAAAAGACTTCGTGAACTTCTCATCATCATCGATGGAGACGTTGCCTTCCCATCTGGAAAATCAACCTTAACACCAAAGGCAAAGGAACTCATTGCAAAAGTGGGTGACGCCATGGAAGCCTATCCAGAAACCAATTGTCGGATCGGGGGTCACACGGACAGTGTAGGTGCTTTTTCCATGAACCTCAAACTCAGTAAAGAAAGATCCCAATCTGTTAAAAAAGAACTCAAACTTGTCCATAAAATTGCGGAAGAACGATTTAAGGAAGTGGATGGGTATGCAGATTTACATAAAATCGTCGATACAATGTTAGCTGAAAAGAAAAACCGTAGAACTGAAATTT